One window of the Lodderomyces elongisporus chromosome 6, complete sequence genome contains the following:
- the MID1 gene encoding stretch-activated cation channel mid1 (BUSCO:EOG09261S7X) yields the protein MSWIKLLVFLAISHFAQAFNEIQFPQFNDPIRFHHSDDSSPLNKSSITPKITHYDTRKDASSEGLQEFTPIRDTILQSQVNYYSFSVNSSSGLGEYYELLIFLSGNICTQPDNIEVNETSLAVYYSFNSTMFQNNEVGEMELFENGYFQALADLPIEPTSSTTTTSSGTGAAGAAGATTPAVANANDEKILYIAVRAPQNTNVTASWTYQIGVSQNDLVFQWDDRSFGSVVDTDDNSALIVTNNLTVYDGDSDSLNTSDSKYSLYIYSYEDKDYFAGMNNSWCAVRNGPALMGPWNIENSYTTRNGGLQQQFMIQGLNESTKYVAYIVADFEGTDFGGAVYHPFEFETMTNTACELIYDLSFCDRVAYSVPAPGDPEYNDDKSTIKELYDDYVKGLYTNFSKALQQVPCDTVPEAIYSNLRTCEDCAESYKNWLCAVSIPRCNTKNVTKGYVLRNSTNQRNDFIKHTINPSQDYYEVLPCVNVCHAIVRDCPADFGFMCPTKNESVSLSYYWDTFDNEQWPSCNYVGKFASQSSNAVKLLANWVLMVMVLSLHWL from the coding sequence ATGCTGTGGATAAAGCTACTAGTGTTTTTGGCTATATCTCATTTTGCCCAGGCTTTTAATGAAATTCAGTTTCCACAATTTAACGACCCCATCCGATTTCATCATAGCGATGATTCTTCACCCTTGAACAAATCCTCGATAACGCCCAAAATCACTCATTATGACACACGAAAAGATGCATCCTCAGAAGGTTTACAGGAGTTTACACCTATTCGAGATACTATTTTACAATCTCAAGTCAACTATTATTCATTCAGTGTTAATTCATCTTCGGGGTTGGGTGAATACTATGagcttttgattttcttaTCGGGAAATATATGCACACAGCCGGATAATATCGAAGTCAATGAAACAAGTCTTGCTGTCTATTACTCTTTCAATTCCACAATGTTTCAAAATAACGAAGTTGGCGAGATGGAATTGTTTGAAAATGGGTATTTTCAAGCATTGGCAGATTTGCCCATTGAGCCCACATCCTCGACAACCACTACTAGCTCAGGAACAGgtgctgctggtgctgctgGTGCTACCACTCCAGCTGTGGCTAATgcaaatgatgaaaaaatacTATACATTGCAGTTAGAGCTCCGCAGAATACAAATGTTACTGCGTCGTGGACGTACCAGATTGGTGTTTCGCAAAATGACTTGGTTTTCCAATGGGATGATCGTTCGTTTGGAAGTGTTGTGGACACTGATGATAATCTGGCCTTGATTGTGACAAACAATTTGACTGTGTACGACGGAGACTCTGACTCGCTAAATACATCAGACTCAAAGTATTCCCtttatatttattcatACGAGGATAAGGATTATTTTGCTGGGATGAATAATAGTTGGTGTGCAGTGCGAAACGGACCAGCATTGATGGGACCATGGAATATTGAAAATTCTTATACTACAAGAAATGGAGGtttgcagcagcagtttATGATTCAGGGTTTGAATGAGCTGACTAAATATGTGGCGTACATTGTTGCTGATTTCGAAGGAACAGATTTTGGTGGTGCGGTATACCATCCATTTGAGTTTGAGACAATGACCAACACAGCGTGTGAGTTGATCTATGACTTGTCGTTTTGCGATCGCGTGGCATACAGTGTACCAGCGCCAGGTGACCCGGAATATAATGATGACAAAAGTACAATAAAGGAGCTTTACGATGACTATGTAAAGGGGTTGTATACGAACTTTTCCAAAGCATTGCAACAGGTGCCATGTGATACTGTTCCCGAAGCAATATATTCCAATTTGCGAACGTGCGAAGATTGTGCAGAGAGCTATAAGAATTGGCTCTGTGCCGTATCGATACCAAGGTGCAATACTAAAAATGTGACCAAAGGGTATGTGCTTCGAAATCTGACAAATCAgaggaatgatttcatcaagCATACTATAAATCCAAGCCAGGATTACTACGAGGTTCTCCCTTGTGTCAATGTGTGCCATGCCATTGTTAGAGACTGTCCTGCTGACTTTGGATTCATGTGCCCGACAAAGAACGAGAGTGTGAGTTTGAGTTACTATTGGGATACGTTTGATAATGAGCAATGGCCAAGTTGTAATTATGTTGGTAAATTTGCTTCACAAAGTAGTAATGCTGTCAAGTTACTAGCAAATTGGGTATTGATGGTCATGGTCCTTTCACTTCACTGGTTATAG
- the RFC3 gene encoding Subunit of heteropentameric Replication factor C (RF-C), with product MSDKTKQNLPWVEKYRPENLEEVYGQGDIVNTVRRFVETGKLPHLLFYGPPGTGKTSTIVALAREIYGPNYKNMVLELNASDDRGIDVVRNQIKSFASTRQIFTSASSPQFKLIILDEADAMTSVAQNSLRRIIEKFTKNCRFCILANYSHKLNPALISRCTRFRFHPIDEEAIRSRINNVIIKEKVDITPDALNALLHLSQGDMRRSLNVLQACKAAVNDDETIDIDMIYNCVGAPHPQDIEACLDSILKDDWTTAYSTLTKYKTVNGLALVDLITGFIEILNKYELKPENRVYYLKGLSDIEYGISKGGNDRIQSSAIIGVIKQAMELEKSN from the exons ATGTCGGATAAGACCAAACAAAACTTGCCATG GGTTGAAAAGTATCGTCCTGAAAATTTGGAAGAAGTTTATGGCCAGGGGGATATTGTCAATACAGTTCGAAGGTTTGTCGAGACTGGTAAATTACCTCATTTACTATTCTATGGACCTCCCGGTACTGGTAAGACATCTACGATTGTTGCGCTTGCACGGGAAATCTATGGTCCAAACTATAAGAATATGGTTTTAGAATTGAATGCATCGGATGATAGAGGTATTGATGTTGTTCGAAACCAAATCAAGAGTTTTGCAAGTACAAGACAGATTTTCACTTCGGCCTCGTCGCCTCAGTTTAAGCTTATTATATTGGATGAAGCCGATGCAATGACATCAGTGGCTCAAAACTCGTTGCGTCGTATTATTGAGAAATTCACCAAGAATTGTCGATTCTGTATTTTGGCCAATTACTCACACAAACTTAATCCAGCTTTGATCTCGAGATGTACGAGGTTTAGGTTTCATCcaattgatgaagaagctATACGAAGTAGGATCAATAATGTGATCATTAAGGAAAAAGTTGATATTACACCTGATGCGTTGAATGCGTTATTGCATCTTTCACAAGGAGACATGAGAAGGAGTTTGAATGTGTTGCAAGCATGCAAGGCTGCTGTTAACGATGATGAGACAATTGATATCGATATGATTTACAATTGTGTTGGTGCGCCGCACCCACAGGATATTGAGGCATGTCTTGATTCTATTTTGAAAGATGATTGGACAACAGCGTACCTGACATTGACCAAGTACAAGACGGTTAATGGGTTGGCATTGGTTGACTTGATTACAGGGTTTATAGAGATATTGAACAAGTATGAGTTGAAGCCGGAGAATAGGGTATACTATTTGAAGGGGTTGAGTGATATCGAGTATGGAATCTCGAAAGGTGGAAACGATAGGATCCAAAGCAGCGCTATAATTGGTGTGATAAAGCAAGCCATGGAGCTTGAAAAGAGTAATTAA